A DNA window from Rhodococcus sp. Z13 contains the following coding sequences:
- the marP gene encoding acid resistance serine protease MarP has translation MTGSGWIDLIIVVVVLIAASSGLRQGAVASALAFFGVLLGAVAGILVAPHVLVHVDDGRLRILAGIALIVVLVVVGEVAGMVLGRAARSGIHSPGARAVDSVVGAGLQATAVLVAAWLLAIPLTATTQPAVSAAVRGSTVLGTVDDLAPDWMRAIPNEFSALLDTSGLPEVIGPFGRTPIAEVAAPDARLLESSVPAQLQPSVLRINGVAPSCQKALEGSGFVVAPERVMTNAHVVAGTAAVTVDTAGGPLDATVVLFDPEVDVAILAVPGLVSQPLTFAPSPAETGDDAIVLGYPGGGPYTASAARIRETLDLQGPDIYRGGTVEREVYTVRGTIRQGNSGGPLVDPYGRVLGMVFGAAVDDSDTGFVLTSAEVSRQLQMAGGNVPVETGACIV, from the coding sequence GTGACCGGATCGGGCTGGATCGATCTGATCATCGTGGTGGTCGTGCTGATCGCGGCGTCCTCGGGACTCCGGCAGGGCGCGGTGGCGTCGGCACTGGCGTTCTTCGGAGTGCTTCTCGGCGCGGTCGCCGGCATCCTCGTCGCGCCGCACGTCCTCGTGCACGTCGACGACGGCCGGCTGCGCATCCTCGCCGGGATCGCGCTGATCGTCGTGCTCGTCGTGGTCGGCGAGGTGGCCGGCATGGTCCTCGGACGTGCCGCGCGCAGCGGCATCCACAGTCCCGGCGCCCGTGCGGTGGACAGCGTCGTCGGTGCCGGGCTGCAGGCCACCGCGGTACTGGTTGCGGCGTGGCTGCTCGCCATCCCGCTGACCGCGACCACCCAGCCCGCGGTCTCCGCGGCGGTGCGCGGCTCGACGGTGCTCGGCACGGTCGACGACCTCGCCCCCGACTGGATGCGGGCGATCCCCAACGAGTTCTCGGCGCTGCTCGACACCTCGGGCCTGCCGGAGGTGATCGGCCCGTTCGGCCGCACCCCGATCGCCGAGGTCGCCGCCCCCGACGCCCGGCTCCTCGAGAGTTCGGTGCCGGCGCAGCTGCAGCCGAGCGTGCTGCGCATCAACGGTGTCGCGCCGAGCTGCCAGAAGGCCCTCGAGGGCTCCGGTTTCGTGGTGGCACCCGAACGTGTCATGACGAACGCCCACGTCGTCGCCGGCACGGCCGCGGTGACCGTCGACACCGCCGGCGGGCCGCTCGACGCGACGGTCGTACTGTTCGATCCGGAGGTGGACGTCGCGATCCTGGCGGTGCCGGGCCTGGTGTCCCAGCCGCTGACCTTCGCGCCGTCGCCCGCCGAGACGGGGGACGACGCCATCGTGCTCGGCTATCCGGGCGGTGGTCCGTACACGGCGAGCGCGGCCCGCATCCGCGAGACGCTCGATCTGCAGGGCCCGGACATCTACCGCGGTGGCACGGTCGAACGCGAGGTGTACACGGTGCGCGGCACGATCCGTCAGGGCAACTCGGGTGGCCCGCTGGTCGACCCGTACGGGCGGGTCCTCGGGATGGTCTTCGGTGCCGCGGTCGACGACTCCGACACCGGCTTCGTGCTCACCTCCGCCGAGGTGAGCCGGCAGCTGCAGATGGCGGGCGGGAACGTGCCCGTCGAGACGGGCGCCTGCATCGTCTGA
- a CDS encoding alpha/beta fold hydrolase has product MSVPDPSTVRYPGPWTHRDIRANGIRFHAVEAGPQDPDTPLVVFVHGFADLWWSWRHQLTAFADLGYRAVAVDLRGYGDTDKPPRGYDGWTLSDDIAGLIRALGHTEAILVGHADGGLVCWATAVLHPTLVRAIAVVDSPHPISLRDATLRDRAQRKALLPTFLAYQLPWRPERKLVRDDGLEIERLMRLRCGPQWRRTDEFTEVVSRLRTAIRIPGTAHLTLEYQRWAFRSQWRPDGRRFMKAMDVRLDLPILQLHGALDPYVLASTLRRCVRHAPGRILKFVDDAGHYAHQEQHETVTALLADFVRGLD; this is encoded by the coding sequence TTGTCCGTTCCCGATCCGTCCACGGTCCGATATCCCGGGCCGTGGACACATCGAGACATCCGCGCCAACGGCATCCGGTTCCACGCCGTCGAAGCGGGCCCGCAGGATCCCGACACCCCGCTCGTGGTGTTCGTGCACGGCTTCGCCGACCTGTGGTGGTCGTGGCGTCACCAGCTCACGGCCTTCGCCGATCTCGGCTACCGGGCCGTCGCCGTGGACCTGCGCGGCTACGGCGACACCGACAAACCGCCGCGCGGTTACGACGGGTGGACCCTCTCCGACGACATCGCCGGGCTGATCCGGGCGCTCGGCCACACCGAGGCGATCCTCGTCGGGCACGCCGACGGTGGGCTCGTGTGCTGGGCGACGGCGGTGCTGCACCCGACGCTGGTGCGGGCGATCGCCGTCGTCGACTCCCCGCATCCCATCTCGCTGCGCGACGCGACGCTGCGCGACCGGGCCCAGCGCAAGGCGCTGCTACCCACCTTCCTCGCGTACCAGCTGCCGTGGCGCCCGGAACGGAAACTGGTCCGCGACGACGGCCTGGAGATCGAGCGGCTCATGCGGTTGCGGTGCGGTCCGCAGTGGCGCCGCACCGACGAGTTCACCGAGGTCGTCTCCCGTCTGCGCACGGCCATCCGGATCCCCGGCACCGCGCACCTGACCCTCGAATACCAGCGCTGGGCGTTCCGCAGCCAGTGGCGGCCGGACGGTCGCCGCTTCATGAAGGCGATGGACGTCCGGCTCGACCTGCCGATCCTGCAGCTCCACGGCGCCCTCGACCCCTACGTGCTCGCGTCGACGCTGCGGCGCTGCGTGCGGCACGCCCCGGGACGCATCCTGAAGTTCGTCGACGACGCAGGGCACTACGCCCACCAGGAGCAGCACGAGACGGTGACGGCGCTGCTCGCCGACTTCGTCCGCGGCCTCGACTGA
- a CDS encoding phage holin family protein produces the protein MSVTNANRPENGVPSSISGIPLSKVDAPTPRDASIGELVRDAAAQVSTLFRAEVQLAKAEVTGEVKKGIQGSLFFILALTVLAFSSFFFFFFLAELLDVWVARWLAFLIVFLLMLVVTGLLALIGYLRVRKLRAPNKTIDSLKATATVLPTHHDGQDAAGAGAPVSRR, from the coding sequence GTGAGCGTGACGAACGCGAATCGTCCGGAGAACGGAGTCCCGTCGAGCATCTCGGGTATTCCGTTGTCGAAGGTGGACGCTCCGACACCACGGGACGCCAGCATCGGTGAGCTCGTCCGCGACGCCGCGGCCCAGGTGTCGACCCTCTTCCGGGCCGAGGTGCAGCTCGCGAAGGCCGAGGTGACCGGTGAGGTCAAGAAGGGCATCCAGGGCAGCCTGTTCTTCATTCTCGCGCTCACCGTCCTGGCCTTCAGTTCGTTCTTCTTCTTCTTCTTCCTCGCCGAACTCCTCGACGTGTGGGTGGCGCGGTGGCTCGCCTTCCTCATCGTCTTCCTGCTCATGCTGGTGGTGACCGGCCTGCTGGCCCTGATCGGCTATCTGCGGGTGCGCAAGCTCCGCGCACCGAACAAGACGATCGATTCGCTCAAGGCGACCGCGACCGTCCTGCCGACGCACCACGACGGACAGGACGCTGCCGGAGCCGGTGCCCCGGTCTCACGTCGCTGA
- the nhaA gene encoding Na+/H+ antiporter NhaA, which produces MSDTSTPTWTAPLGRFLRTETVGGALLLIAAAIALIWINSPLGDSYVALRDFAVGPESLHLHLTLGDWAKDALLAVFFFVAGLELKRELVVGELAERKKAILPVIAACGGVIMPAVIAAVVGWGAPGMDRGWAIPVATDIAFALGVLALTGSRIPTSARVFLLSLAVVDDLIGIALIAILFTSGLAVVWLLATVAAAAVYWFAQQRRITTPLLYIPIAVFTWYAMHQAGIHATVAGVLLGLLTRVHPDPGEDYAPAERLAHRIQPWSAGLCVPVFALFASGVPIGAEMLGKVFTDPVGLSVVLGLLVGKTIGIFGATFVAIRLGLATRPTGLMWGDVLALAVIGGIGFTVSLLIAELSLGDIHGGEPAEIAKAAVLVTSLIASVLGSTLLLRRGRAHRQRNETTEGVE; this is translated from the coding sequence GTGTCCGACACCTCGACGCCCACCTGGACCGCTCCGCTCGGTCGTTTCCTCCGCACCGAGACGGTCGGGGGCGCACTGCTGCTCATCGCCGCAGCGATAGCCCTGATCTGGATCAACTCCCCTCTCGGCGACTCCTACGTCGCGCTGCGGGACTTCGCCGTCGGACCGGAATCCCTGCATCTGCACCTGACACTCGGCGACTGGGCCAAGGACGCCCTGCTCGCCGTCTTCTTCTTCGTCGCCGGCCTCGAACTCAAACGCGAACTCGTCGTCGGTGAACTCGCCGAACGGAAGAAGGCGATCCTGCCCGTCATCGCCGCGTGCGGCGGCGTGATCATGCCCGCGGTCATCGCCGCCGTCGTCGGCTGGGGCGCCCCGGGCATGGACCGCGGCTGGGCGATCCCCGTCGCGACCGACATCGCCTTCGCGCTCGGCGTGCTCGCCCTGACCGGCTCGCGGATCCCCACCAGCGCGCGGGTGTTCCTGCTGAGCCTGGCCGTGGTCGACGACCTCATCGGCATCGCCCTCATCGCGATCCTGTTCACCTCGGGTCTCGCCGTCGTGTGGCTGCTCGCCACGGTGGCCGCGGCCGCGGTGTACTGGTTCGCGCAGCAACGCCGCATCACCACCCCCCTGCTCTACATCCCGATCGCGGTGTTCACCTGGTACGCCATGCACCAGGCCGGCATCCACGCGACCGTCGCCGGCGTCCTCCTCGGCCTGCTCACCCGCGTCCACCCCGACCCCGGCGAGGACTACGCGCCCGCCGAGCGCCTGGCCCACCGCATCCAGCCGTGGTCCGCGGGTCTGTGCGTCCCGGTCTTCGCCCTGTTCGCCTCGGGTGTGCCCATCGGCGCCGAGATGCTCGGCAAGGTGTTCACCGATCCGGTGGGCCTGTCCGTCGTCCTCGGCCTGCTCGTCGGTAAGACGATCGGCATCTTCGGTGCCACCTTCGTCGCGATCCGGCTCGGTCTCGCGACCCGCCCCACGGGTCTGATGTGGGGCGACGTGCTCGCGCTCGCCGTCATCGGCGGCATCGGTTTCACGGTGAGCCTGCTCATCGCCGAACTCTCGCTCGGCGACATCCACGGCGGCGAACCCGCCGAGATCGCCAAGGCCGCCGTACTGGTGACCTCTTTGATCGCGTCCGTCCTGGGGTCGACGCTACTGTTACGACGTGGGCGCGCCCACCGCCAACGGAACGAAACAACCGAAGGGGTCGAGTAG
- a CDS encoding MFS transporter encodes MVPSPGVGSVSTSVGLGDDDSSVVAGVPRSRIVVASMVGTSIEFYDFYIYATAAVSVFPHLFFPKGNETTALLASLATFGIAFVARPVGSIVFGHFGDRIGRKATLVGSLLTMGIATFLIGLLPTYHQVGLVAPALLALMRFCQGLGLGGEWSGAALLATETAEPGKRAWAAMWPQLGAPIGFIGANGLFLIMTLLLGHDNSDPDLSSAFLQWGWRIPFLLSAIMVIIGLYVRLKLEETPVFAKAVAEGKKVKTPLAEVFRTSWRQLIIGTFVMLATYTLFYIMTTWVLSFGTGKTPAEGGHGAGFQYSDFLVLQLIAVLFFAAAVPLAGWLADRYGRRSTLLVVTAAIMVFGLCFQLLLSGDGMGSGRMLFFLIVGMLLMGLTFGPQSAILPELFPTNVRYTGSGIAYNVSSILGAAVAPFIATWLATTYGVGWVGIYLLVAASTTFVALLVVKETRDRALDEV; translated from the coding sequence ATGGTTCCTAGTCCTGGAGTTGGTTCAGTGAGTACATCCGTCGGGCTCGGCGACGACGACTCCTCCGTCGTCGCCGGAGTGCCGCGCAGTCGCATCGTCGTGGCGAGCATGGTCGGCACGTCCATCGAGTTCTACGACTTCTACATCTATGCGACGGCCGCCGTTTCCGTCTTCCCCCATCTGTTCTTCCCGAAGGGCAACGAGACCACCGCGCTGCTGGCCTCCCTTGCGACCTTCGGTATCGCCTTCGTGGCGCGGCCGGTCGGGTCGATCGTCTTCGGGCACTTCGGCGACCGCATCGGCCGCAAGGCCACGCTCGTCGGCTCCCTGCTGACGATGGGTATCGCGACCTTCCTCATCGGTCTGCTGCCCACCTACCACCAGGTCGGCCTCGTCGCGCCGGCGCTGCTCGCCCTCATGCGGTTCTGCCAGGGCCTCGGTCTCGGCGGGGAATGGTCCGGTGCGGCGCTGCTCGCCACCGAGACCGCCGAACCCGGCAAACGCGCCTGGGCGGCGATGTGGCCGCAGCTCGGCGCCCCCATCGGTTTCATCGGCGCCAACGGCTTGTTCCTGATCATGACGCTGCTGCTCGGGCACGACAATTCCGATCCGGACCTGTCCAGCGCGTTCCTGCAGTGGGGCTGGCGCATCCCGTTCCTGCTCAGCGCGATCATGGTGATCATCGGCCTGTACGTGCGTCTGAAGCTGGAGGAGACCCCGGTCTTCGCGAAGGCCGTCGCCGAGGGGAAGAAGGTCAAGACCCCGCTCGCCGAGGTGTTCAGGACCAGCTGGCGTCAGCTGATCATCGGCACGTTCGTCATGCTCGCGACGTACACGCTCTTCTACATCATGACCACCTGGGTGCTCAGCTTCGGCACCGGCAAGACCCCCGCCGAGGGCGGTCACGGCGCCGGCTTCCAGTACTCGGACTTCCTGGTGCTGCAGCTGATCGCGGTGCTGTTCTTCGCCGCGGCCGTGCCCCTCGCCGGCTGGCTCGCCGACCGCTACGGCCGCCGCTCCACGCTGCTGGTCGTCACTGCCGCGATCATGGTCTTCGGCCTGTGCTTCCAGCTCCTGCTGTCGGGTGACGGCATGGGCTCGGGTCGGATGCTGTTCTTCCTGATCGTCGGCATGCTGCTCATGGGCCTGACCTTCGGTCCGCAGAGCGCGATCCTGCCCGAGCTGTTCCCCACCAACGTCCGCTACACGGGCTCCGGCATCGCCTACAACGTGTCGAGCATCCTCGGCGCGGCCGTGGCCCCGTTCATCGCGACGTGGCTGGCCACGACCTACGGCGTCGGCTGGGTCGGCATCTACCTGCTGGTGGCGGCGTCGACGACCTTCGTGGCGCTGCTCGTGGTGAAGGAGACCCGCGACCGGGCGCTCGACGAGGTCTGA
- a CDS encoding trypsin-like peptidase domain-containing protein codes for MSGSGRSTSRRFAAGAVLALGLLSASPGTALAEDNATRPAVNPEQRAAALIRPATVYIEATTTGWLRMPDGELFDTAPYQASWTCTGFVVNPDGWVATAGHCVDDVRSMLLDTAFADIYAANMDWDPDELAAFVDGSFTVEGEKGGSDPALDISVYFGEGNVAETLPASVIEFRPLQQGDVALLKVQRDDLPSSLLASDDDVAIGTPVLSVGFPGSTAGVTDPTLEPTNKSGKVSAKKTSGTVPFYETDAALSGGMSGGPTVDLEGRVIGLNSFGPSGESQAFNFIAPSSGLEELLAARGITAQLGPADERYREALTDYYEGRYTEAIEGFDSVLAMSPGYPGISNLKSDAVRLRDQYGDAASSGSSSSLPLVLGGTGAAVVVVAALGGFLMMRNRRNTPAPAAVGFHGAPGSGPVPPVGGAQQPQHGMPVHGVHTPGAPTPGGQTPGVQTPGAQSPDVEIKAFSQLPAGYTPPITLQNLQTPPSAPAQNSSTPPQAGRFCSSCGTERRGNENFCSNCGNKLT; via the coding sequence ATGTCCGGATCAGGACGCAGTACGTCACGCCGATTCGCTGCGGGTGCGGTACTCGCACTCGGTCTGCTCAGCGCATCCCCGGGCACCGCGCTGGCAGAGGACAACGCCACCCGCCCCGCGGTCAACCCGGAGCAGCGCGCCGCCGCCCTGATCCGTCCGGCCACCGTGTACATCGAGGCCACCACGACCGGCTGGCTCCGCATGCCCGACGGGGAGCTCTTCGACACCGCGCCCTACCAGGCCAGCTGGACCTGCACCGGCTTCGTCGTGAACCCCGACGGATGGGTCGCGACGGCCGGCCACTGCGTGGACGACGTCCGCAGCATGCTGCTCGACACGGCGTTCGCCGACATCTACGCCGCCAACATGGACTGGGACCCCGACGAACTCGCTGCCTTCGTCGACGGCAGCTTCACCGTCGAGGGCGAGAAGGGCGGATCCGACCCGGCCCTCGACATCTCCGTGTACTTCGGTGAAGGCAATGTCGCGGAGACCCTGCCCGCCAGTGTCATCGAGTTCCGCCCGCTGCAGCAGGGCGACGTCGCCCTGCTCAAGGTGCAGCGCGACGACCTGCCCTCCTCGCTGCTCGCGAGCGACGACGACGTCGCGATCGGGACGCCCGTGCTGTCGGTGGGCTTCCCCGGCAGCACCGCGGGAGTCACCGATCCCACCCTCGAACCGACCAACAAGAGCGGCAAGGTCAGCGCGAAGAAGACCTCCGGCACCGTCCCGTTCTACGAGACCGACGCGGCCCTGTCCGGCGGCATGAGCGGCGGCCCGACCGTCGACCTCGAGGGCCGGGTCATCGGCCTGAACAGCTTCGGCCCCTCGGGTGAGAGCCAGGCGTTCAACTTCATCGCCCCGTCGAGCGGTCTCGAGGAACTGCTCGCCGCCCGCGGCATCACCGCCCAGCTCGGCCCGGCCGACGAGCGCTACCGCGAGGCGCTCACCGACTACTACGAGGGCCGCTACACCGAGGCCATCGAGGGCTTCGATTCCGTCCTCGCCATGTCCCCCGGCTACCCCGGTATCTCGAACCTCAAGTCCGACGCCGTGCGCCTGCGCGACCAGTACGGCGACGCGGCGTCCTCCGGCTCCTCCTCGTCGCTGCCGCTGGTGCTCGGCGGGACCGGCGCCGCGGTCGTGGTCGTCGCCGCGCTCGGCGGTTTCCTGATGATGCGCAACCGCCGCAACACCCCGGCCCCTGCGGCCGTCGGTTTCCACGGTGCTCCCGGTTCCGGCCCGGTTCCGCCGGTCGGCGGCGCACAGCAGCCACAGCACGGCATGCCCGTCCACGGCGTCCACACCCCGGGTGCACCGACCCCCGGGGGCCAGACGCCGGGAGTGCAGACGCCGGGTGCGCAGTCGCCGGATGTGGAGATCAAGGCCTTCTCCCAGCTCCCGGCGGGGTACACGCCGCCGATCACCCTGCAGAACCTGCAGACCCCGCCGAGCGCGCCGGCCCAGAACTCGTCGACGCCCCCGCAGGCAGGCCGGTTCTGTTCGTCCTGCGGCACCGAACGTCGCGGCAACGAGAACTTCTGCTCCAACTGCGGGAACAAGCTCACCTGA
- the acs gene encoding acetate--CoA ligase — translation MTSAAQEHESKAYPPSPEFAATANAGPELQAAADADRLAFWAEQAKRLDWATPWTEVLDWSDAPFAKWFVGGQLNVAYNCVDRHVEAGNGDRVAIHFEGEPGDSRSLTYNDLLAEVSRAANAFTELGLVAGDRVAIYMPMIPEAIVTMLACARLGLTHSVVFGGFSASALRSRIDDAQAKLVVTVDGQWRRGQAAPLKAAADEAVAGAESVEHVLVVRRTGIDVAWTEGRDLWWHETVEKASPEHTAQPFDSEHPLFILYTSGTTGKPKGIIHTSGGYLTQASYTHHYVFDHKPGQDVYWCTADIGWVTGHSYIVYGPLSNGVTQVVYEGTPNSPNEHRHFEIIEKYGVSIYYTAPTLIRTFMKWGREIPDAHDLSSIRLLGSVGEPINPEAWRWYREVIGAGKAPIVDTWWQTETGAIMISPLPGITATKPGSAMAPLPGISAKIVDDEANPLGAGGNGYLVLDQPWPSMLRGIWGDSERYRETYWSRYAEQGWYFAGDGARYDEDGALWVLGRVDDVMNVSGHRISTSEVESALVSHPAIAEAAVVGASDETTGQGIVAFVILREHVENTGEQLIKELRDHVAVEISPIAKPRQITVVPELPKTRSGKIMRRLLRDVAEGRELGDTSTLVDPAVFDAIRGK, via the coding sequence ATGACGAGCGCAGCCCAGGAGCACGAATCGAAGGCGTACCCGCCGAGCCCGGAGTTCGCCGCCACGGCCAATGCCGGTCCCGAACTGCAGGCTGCCGCGGACGCCGACCGGCTGGCGTTCTGGGCCGAGCAGGCGAAGCGGCTGGACTGGGCGACGCCGTGGACCGAGGTGCTCGATTGGTCGGACGCTCCGTTCGCGAAGTGGTTCGTCGGCGGGCAGCTCAACGTCGCCTACAACTGCGTCGACCGGCACGTCGAGGCCGGCAACGGCGACCGGGTGGCCATCCACTTCGAGGGTGAGCCCGGCGACAGCCGTTCCCTGACCTACAACGACCTGCTCGCGGAGGTCTCCCGCGCGGCGAACGCCTTCACCGAGCTCGGCCTCGTCGCCGGTGACCGGGTGGCGATCTACATGCCGATGATCCCCGAGGCCATCGTGACGATGCTCGCCTGCGCGCGGCTGGGCCTGACCCATTCGGTCGTCTTCGGTGGCTTCTCCGCCTCCGCGCTGCGCTCACGCATCGACGACGCACAGGCCAAGCTCGTGGTCACCGTCGACGGCCAGTGGCGCCGTGGCCAGGCCGCACCGCTGAAGGCCGCCGCCGACGAGGCCGTCGCCGGCGCCGAGTCGGTCGAGCACGTGCTGGTGGTGCGTCGCACCGGTATCGACGTCGCCTGGACCGAGGGCCGTGATCTGTGGTGGCACGAGACGGTGGAGAAGGCCTCGCCGGAGCACACCGCGCAGCCGTTCGATTCCGAGCACCCGCTGTTCATCCTGTACACCTCGGGCACCACCGGTAAGCCCAAGGGCATCATCCACACCTCGGGTGGTTACCTGACCCAGGCGTCGTACACCCACCACTACGTCTTCGACCACAAGCCTGGCCAGGACGTGTACTGGTGCACCGCCGACATCGGCTGGGTCACCGGGCACTCCTACATCGTCTACGGCCCGCTGAGCAACGGCGTGACGCAGGTGGTCTACGAAGGCACCCCGAACTCGCCGAACGAGCACCGGCACTTCGAGATCATCGAGAAGTACGGGGTGTCGATCTACTACACCGCCCCGACGCTGATCCGCACGTTCATGAAGTGGGGCCGGGAGATCCCCGATGCACACGACCTGTCGTCGATCCGTCTGCTCGGCTCGGTGGGCGAGCCGATCAACCCGGAGGCCTGGCGCTGGTACCGCGAGGTCATCGGCGCCGGCAAGGCCCCGATCGTCGACACCTGGTGGCAGACCGAGACCGGCGCGATCATGATCTCGCCGCTGCCCGGCATCACGGCCACCAAGCCCGGTTCGGCGATGGCGCCGCTGCCCGGCATCTCCGCGAAGATCGTCGACGACGAGGCCAATCCGCTCGGGGCGGGCGGCAACGGTTATCTGGTGCTCGACCAGCCGTGGCCGTCGATGCTGCGCGGTATCTGGGGCGACAGCGAGCGTTACCGCGAGACCTACTGGTCGCGCTACGCCGAGCAGGGCTGGTACTTCGCCGGTGACGGTGCCCGCTACGACGAGGACGGCGCGCTGTGGGTGCTCGGCCGCGTGGACGACGTCATGAACGTCTCCGGTCACCGCATCTCCACCTCCGAGGTCGAGTCGGCGCTGGTGTCGCATCCGGCGATCGCCGAGGCCGCCGTCGTCGGCGCCTCCGACGAGACCACCGGTCAGGGCATCGTGGCGTTCGTGATCCTGCGCGAGCACGTCGAGAACACGGGCGAGCAGCTGATCAAGGAACTGCGCGATCACGTCGCAGTGGAGATCTCCCCGATCGCCAAGCCGCGCCAGATCACGGTGGTGCCGGAGCTGCCGAAGACCCGCTCCGGCAAGATCATGCGGCGTCTGCTGCGCGACGTCGCCGAGGGCCGCGAGCTCGGCGACACCTCGACGCTGGTCGATCCGGCGGTCTTCGACGCGATCCGCGGCAAGTAG
- a CDS encoding oxidoreductase, producing the protein MTDPLQPLVDLPGVRDAADRARDALAEVHRHRTNRRGWANTAAEASVRAARASAAIDGGSMELPQPGEKGDPILAGALRVAQSLDGDALANSVATWRRAPLQALARLHVLAAADLVDDAERLGRPRVEPGVGERLDALAQLVTGGTGAPAPVLAAVVHGELAVLKPFGVADGIVARAAARLVCVASGLDPRNLGVPEVHWMRRVPAYRDGLEGFASGTAEGVGGWVLFCCGSLEAGAREAGSIAEAFAG; encoded by the coding sequence GTGACCGACCCGCTTCAGCCCCTCGTCGACCTCCCGGGCGTACGCGACGCCGCCGACCGCGCCCGCGACGCCCTCGCGGAGGTGCACCGTCACCGCACCAACCGGCGCGGCTGGGCCAACACCGCGGCGGAGGCGTCGGTGCGCGCGGCGCGAGCGTCGGCGGCGATCGACGGCGGCTCGATGGAGTTGCCGCAGCCGGGGGAGAAGGGCGACCCGATCCTCGCCGGGGCACTGCGGGTCGCGCAGTCGCTCGACGGCGACGCACTCGCCAACTCGGTGGCGACCTGGCGCCGCGCACCTCTGCAGGCGCTGGCCCGGCTCCACGTCCTCGCGGCCGCCGACCTCGTCGACGATGCGGAACGGCTCGGCCGCCCACGCGTCGAGCCGGGTGTCGGGGAGCGTCTCGATGCCCTCGCCCAGCTCGTCACCGGGGGAACCGGCGCACCGGCCCCGGTGCTCGCCGCCGTGGTGCACGGTGAACTCGCCGTGCTGAAACCCTTCGGGGTGGCCGACGGGATCGTGGCCCGGGCCGCGGCCCGGCTGGTGTGTGTCGCGTCGGGGCTCGATCCCCGCAATCTCGGGGTCCCCGAGGTGCACTGGATGCGCCGCGTGCCGGCCTATCGCGACGGGCTGGAGGGCTTCGCGTCGGGCACGGCCGAGGGCGTCGGCGGCTGGGTGCTGTTCTGCTGCGGGTCGCTCGAGGCCGGTGCCCGGGAGGCCGGCTCCATCGCCGAGGCGTTCGCGGGCTGA
- a CDS encoding HAD family hydrolase, translating to MTHAPADPSTTAPSTARAPGPGRIAAFFDLDKTVVAKSSVLAFTRPFFEEGLLSRRAVLQSLYAQLLYMLSAADQARVDRMREHIARMCNGWDVEQIRSIVDKTLQDVVTPLVYAEAQDLIADHRARGHDVIIVSASGQEVVEPIARTLGAEHSTGSRMRIVDGRYAGEVEFYCFGEAKAVAIREMAERYGYDLSRSYAYSDSATDLPMLQEVGNPRVVNPDRPLRRAAVENDWPILIFARPVPLGRRARPSLRALVTLAATLGATVLILGATRRLAQRRTH from the coding sequence GTGACTCATGCGCCCGCCGACCCGAGCACGACGGCCCCGTCGACCGCACGTGCCCCGGGTCCCGGTCGCATCGCCGCCTTCTTCGACCTCGACAAGACCGTGGTCGCGAAGTCCAGCGTGCTGGCCTTCACCCGCCCGTTCTTCGAGGAGGGTCTGCTCAGCCGCCGGGCGGTGCTGCAGAGTCTGTACGCGCAACTCCTGTACATGCTGTCCGCCGCCGACCAGGCGCGCGTGGACCGGATGCGCGAGCACATCGCGCGGATGTGCAACGGCTGGGACGTCGAGCAGATCAGGTCGATCGTGGACAAGACCCTGCAGGACGTGGTGACCCCGCTCGTGTACGCGGAGGCGCAGGACCTCATCGCCGACCACCGTGCCCGCGGACACGACGTGATCATCGTGTCGGCCTCGGGGCAGGAGGTGGTCGAGCCGATCGCCCGGACACTCGGTGCCGAGCACAGTACCGGCAGCCGGATGCGGATCGTCGACGGACGGTACGCGGGCGAGGTCGAGTTCTACTGCTTCGGCGAGGCGAAGGCGGTGGCGATCCGCGAGATGGCCGAGCGGTACGGTTACGACCTCTCACGCAGTTACGCGTACTCGGATTCGGCCACGGACCTGCCGATGCTGCAGGAGGTCGGCAATCCCCGCGTCGTGAACCCCGACCGTCCCCTCCGCCGCGCGGCCGTCGAAAACGACTGGCCGATCTTGATTTTCGCTCGGCCGGTTCCGCTCGGCCGACGCGCACGGCCGTCGTTGCGCGCGCTGGTGACACTCGCTGCCACCCTCGGCGCGACGGTCCTGATCCTCGGTGCCACACGTCGTCTCGCGCAGCGACGGACCCACTGA